One window of the Carassius auratus strain Wakin unplaced genomic scaffold, ASM336829v1 scaf_tig00027103, whole genome shotgun sequence genome contains the following:
- the LOC113079051 gene encoding putative transmembrane protein INAFM2: MPNMERGKPATYTGDKKAKMAAKTNKKWPRSSWPSTTASYGLQTSQTAPLPPPAPPTTASINGTDSNSTRATPLPINATGTNASLEPTHASLSKGARSQRAGLYTHASGDISHTQTAEKTQPSRGEQTLAGGHAQGRARRATSLEDDSRQTPSNERHRKT, from the exons ATGCCCAACATGGAGAGGGGCAAGCCAGCCACTTACACCGGCGACAAGAAGGCAAAGATGGCTGCAAAGACCAATAAGAAGTGG CCGCGATCATCCTGGCCATCTACTACAGCCTCATATGGTCTCCAAACAAGTCAAACAGCCCCCCTACCACCCCCAGCCCCCCCCACCACCGCGAGCATCAACGGGACGGACAGCAACAGCACGCGGGCGACTCCGCTCCCCATCAACGCCACCGGCACCAACGCGTCTCTAGAGCCGACGCACGCGTCCCTCTCCAAAGGCGCGCGCTCCCAACGCGCGGGTCTCTACACACACGCGTCCGGCGACATCTCACACACCCAGACTGCAGAGAAAACACAGCCTTCCCGGGGAGAGCAGACCCTCGCCGGCGGACACGCGCAGGGACGAGCGCGCCGCGCGACGTCGCTCGAGGACGACTCCAGACAAACTCCGTCAAATGAGCGGCACAGAAAGACCTAA